A DNA window from Gorilla gorilla gorilla isolate KB3781 chromosome 6, NHGRI_mGorGor1-v2.1_pri, whole genome shotgun sequence contains the following coding sequences:
- the LOC129534774 gene encoding small ribosomal subunit protein eS1-like, which produces MAVGKNKRLTKGGKKGARKKVVDPFSKKDWYDVKATAMFSIRNIGKTLVTRTQGTKIASDGLKGHVFEVSLADLQNDEVAFRKFRLITEDVQGKNCLANFHGMDLTRDKMCSMVKKWQTMIEAHVDVKTTDGYLLRLFCVGFTKKRNNQIRKTSYAQHQQVRQIQKKMIKIMTREVQTNDLKEVVNKLIPDSIGKDIEKACQSIYPLHDVFVRKVKMLKKPKFELGKLMELHGEGSSSGKATGDETGAKVEQADGYEPPVQESV; this is translated from the coding sequence ATGGCGGTTGGCAAGAACAAGCGCCTTACGAAAGGTGGCAAAAAGGGAGCCAGGAAGAAAGTGGTTGATCCATTTTCTAAGAAAGATTGGTATGATGTGAAAGCAACTGCTATGTTCAGTATAAGAAATATTGGAAAGACGCTCGTCACCAGGACCCAAGGAACCAAAATTGCATCTGATGGTCTCAAGGGTCATGTGTTTGAAGTGAGTCTTGCTGATTTGCAGAATGATGAAGTTGCATTTAGAAAATTCAGGCTGATTACTGAAGATGTTCAGGGTAAAAACTGCCTGGCTAACTTCCATGGCATGGATCTTACCCGTGACAAAATGTGTTCCATGGTCAAAAAATGGCAGACAATGATTGAAGCTCACGTTGATGTCAAGACTACCGATGGTTACTTGCTTCGTCTGTTCTGTGTTGGTTTTACTAAAAAACGCAACAATCAGATACGGAAGACCTCTTATGCTCAGCACCAACAGGTCCGCCAAATCCAGAAGAAGATGATCAAAATCATGACCCGAGAGGTGCAGACAAATGACTTGAAAGAAGTCGTCAATAAATTGATTCCAGACAGCATTGGAAAAGACATAGAAAAGGCTTGCCAATCTATTTATCCTCTCCATGATGTCTTcgttagaaaagtaaaaatgctgaAGAAGCCCAAGTTTGAACTGGGAAAGCTCATGGAGCTTCATGGTGAAGGCAGTAGTTCTGGAAAAGCCACTGGGGACGAGACAGGTGCTAAAGTTGAACAAGCTGATGGATATGAACCACCAGTCCAAGAATCTGTTTAA